A single region of the Anabaena sphaerica FACHB-251 genome encodes:
- a CDS encoding acyl-CoA dehydrogenase family protein — MQPLKQFWVAEALEKDLGDPGNPESMMSFKQVIDLDEKEEFPQEIIDWLYNWKLQHYYIPTECGGEFTRFDEFISFVRVLSRRDQTAGIAFTTMFWSYLVWMAGTDEQKQILSSFMKDANGTMCLAYSEKAHGSDLLGGDMQATKVDGGYILNGEKWPINRATRSGVAFVLARTDPDGGPRSLSLFMVEKSKINPDNFSNLPKILTHGIRGSDMSGICFDNCFIPESMRLGAEGMGLELALKGFQITRALCAAFSQGAADTALRTTLKFAIERKLYGKTVFDMPQPRRTLTDAFLDILICDCSTFGVGRGFSTMPEQISVWSAVVKYFVTTTLETVVNNVSVVLGSRFYMREAHDWGIFQKVLRDNSIISMFDGSSVVNLHALLLQLRQLTKSRARNAGKNLEALEARLATTFDLTQNLPAFNGKKLELVNRGGDDVLQGLDLALASLEKLKTDSNLNPDTLYQIITLTDIVREELNNLDVKITESTFQFGHEQDPELFDMAKQYCILHAAAACVYTWIYNRNHLGEFFANGEWLALSLRRLMSNLRPATSLPGRIDDSCVVQEMIRLYNEDRMFSIVPFQLAKSQLQETTTDATPKLQLQT; from the coding sequence ATGCAGCCACTCAAACAATTTTGGGTCGCCGAAGCACTAGAAAAGGATTTAGGCGATCCTGGTAATCCAGAGAGTATGATGTCCTTCAAACAGGTAATAGACCTGGATGAAAAGGAAGAATTTCCCCAGGAAATAATTGACTGGTTATATAACTGGAAACTGCAACATTACTACATTCCCACAGAATGCGGTGGTGAATTTACCAGATTTGACGAGTTCATATCCTTTGTGCGCGTGCTTTCACGGCGCGATCAAACCGCAGGAATCGCTTTTACGACTATGTTTTGGTCATACCTAGTATGGATGGCAGGAACAGACGAGCAGAAGCAAATCCTGTCTAGCTTTATGAAAGATGCCAACGGGACTATGTGCCTAGCTTATTCCGAAAAAGCACATGGTAGCGATTTGTTGGGTGGGGATATGCAAGCCACAAAAGTTGATGGCGGTTATATCCTCAACGGAGAAAAATGGCCAATTAACCGCGCTACACGCTCTGGAGTCGCCTTTGTCCTAGCTAGAACAGACCCAGATGGGGGACCCCGTAGCCTTTCTCTGTTCATGGTGGAAAAGAGCAAAATTAACCCAGATAACTTTAGTAATCTGCCCAAAATTCTCACTCATGGGATTCGTGGGTCAGATATGAGTGGTATCTGCTTTGATAACTGCTTTATTCCCGAATCTATGCGGTTAGGGGCCGAAGGGATGGGACTAGAACTAGCCCTGAAGGGATTCCAAATCACTAGAGCCTTATGTGCAGCTTTTTCCCAAGGTGCGGCTGATACAGCTTTGCGTACTACCTTAAAATTTGCGATCGAACGCAAACTATACGGTAAGACAGTATTTGATATGCCCCAACCCCGACGCACACTTACAGATGCGTTTTTAGATATCTTGATTTGCGACTGTTCTACCTTTGGTGTGGGTCGTGGTTTTAGTACCATGCCAGAACAAATTAGCGTCTGGTCAGCAGTGGTGAAATATTTTGTTACCACCACCTTGGAAACAGTAGTAAACAATGTATCCGTTGTTTTAGGTTCACGCTTCTATATGCGGGAAGCACATGACTGGGGTATTTTCCAGAAAGTGCTGCGGGATAACTCCATCATCAGTATGTTTGATGGCAGCAGCGTTGTTAATCTTCATGCCCTATTACTGCAACTACGGCAGTTAACCAAATCTCGTGCCAGAAATGCTGGAAAGAATCTAGAAGCATTAGAAGCGCGGCTGGCTACAACTTTTGACTTAACCCAGAATTTACCCGCATTTAATGGCAAAAAACTGGAGTTGGTTAACCGGGGTGGAGATGATGTACTACAAGGACTAGATTTGGCTTTGGCATCTTTGGAGAAGCTAAAAACAGACTCTAATCTGAATCCAGATACTCTCTACCAAATCATTACTTTAACGGATATAGTACGAGAAGAATTAAACAATCTGGATGTAAAAATTACAGAGTCAACCTTCCAGTTTGGACATGAACAAGATCCAGAATTGTTTGATATGGCCAAACAATACTGTATATTACACGCTGCGGCTGCTTGTGTGTATACATGGATTTACAACCGTAATCACCTGGGAGAATTCTTTGCTAATGGAGAATGGTTAGCTCTTAGCTTGCGTAGGCTAATGTCAAACTTACGGCCAGCTACATCATTACCTGGAAGAATCGACGACAGTTGTGTAGTCCAAGAAATGATTCGTTTGTATAACGAAGACCGGATGTTTTCCATCGTTCCCTTCCAACTAGCAAAATCTCAACTACAGGAAACTACCACAGATGCAACTCCAAAACTCCAACTCCAAACCTGA
- a CDS encoding acyl carrier protein, with translation MNSIDTIQGWLVNQIAKQLGIKAETIKVTEPLTRYGLDSIDSVTIVGDMEDWLGAELPSTLLWDYPTIEKAAKYLVDEAGVSPAETATAEPVAVTSKPKEEATQGKGWGGLWNKISGS, from the coding sequence ATGAACTCTATTGATACTATTCAAGGATGGTTAGTTAACCAGATTGCTAAACAACTAGGAATCAAAGCTGAAACCATCAAAGTAACTGAACCTTTAACCCGCTATGGTTTAGATTCTATTGACTCTGTAACCATAGTTGGTGATATGGAAGATTGGTTAGGTGCAGAACTTCCTTCCACCTTACTTTGGGACTATCCAACTATTGAAAAAGCTGCTAAATACTTAGTTGATGAAGCGGGTGTTTCCCCTGCGGAAACTGCTACTGCTGAACCCGTTGCTGTTACTAGTAAACCTAAAGAAGAAGCTACCCAAGGTAAAGGTTGGGGCGGTCTTTGGAACAAGATTAGTGGTAGTTGA
- a CDS encoding MBOAT family O-acyltransferase — protein sequence MNFSEFSFWWVLLLFAIPYFTVRYVAKSLNLWRGVFDAVGLAVMSLFLFVNASKSSFAIFMCEIIFNYIMVWLMLRQEKWQAKLIATVVVVIDIAILAYFKYLNFFVEDVLGLVVPGLAETWQSKSIPGMGSIPPGLSFYTFQMVGFVVDSYTSRKKQPIAALDYVNFVSFFPQVVAGPIERRADLFPQIENFRFKLTFDNFESGFRWLSLGLFMKFVLADNISPYIKLDQVDNPWLVWFFAFLFTLQIYFDFGGYSFIAVGLGKFVGVKLTLNFLAPYTSQSINEFWRRWHVTLSTWFRDYVFLPLMGKNMKYAPFYLFITFTLSGFWHGAAWNFILWGAYHGLLLLVLRYAGRPFYKFLGQQKFLMPQFISWALTFGSVILGCLFFMETNTGRLMQKLLVLITPWNYSLSNLGEALTFFNENGAAALVFTLFLSIGLLLMEQIGVWRQGETDYDLLVSPWMSRVLLVLTILFAANTPSPFIYFEF from the coding sequence TTGAATTTTTCGGAGTTTTCGTTTTGGTGGGTGCTGCTATTATTTGCCATCCCTTATTTTACAGTCCGCTATGTTGCCAAGTCTTTGAACCTGTGGAGAGGTGTTTTTGACGCAGTTGGCTTGGCGGTGATGTCGTTGTTCTTATTTGTCAACGCATCAAAATCTAGTTTTGCCATCTTTATGTGTGAAATCATCTTCAACTACATCATGGTGTGGTTGATGTTGAGACAAGAAAAATGGCAAGCTAAGTTAATTGCTACAGTTGTAGTGGTAATTGATATTGCAATTCTGGCATATTTCAAATATCTCAACTTCTTTGTCGAAGATGTTTTAGGTTTAGTAGTTCCAGGATTAGCAGAAACTTGGCAATCAAAGTCTATTCCTGGGATGGGTTCAATTCCACCAGGATTGTCTTTTTATACGTTTCAGATGGTGGGGTTTGTAGTTGATTCCTATACCAGCAGAAAAAAACAACCCATTGCGGCTTTAGATTACGTCAACTTTGTTTCCTTTTTTCCCCAAGTGGTAGCAGGGCCAATTGAACGGAGAGCAGACTTGTTTCCGCAGATTGAAAACTTTAGATTTAAGTTGACATTTGATAACTTTGAATCTGGTTTTCGTTGGTTATCTCTAGGACTATTTATGAAGTTTGTCCTGGCAGATAATATTTCACCTTATATCAAATTAGATCAAGTTGATAATCCTTGGTTAGTTTGGTTTTTTGCTTTTTTGTTTACATTACAAATTTATTTTGATTTTGGTGGATATAGTTTTATTGCCGTAGGGTTAGGAAAATTTGTAGGTGTTAAATTAACCCTTAACTTTCTCGCTCCCTATACTTCCCAGAGCATTAACGAGTTTTGGCGTAGATGGCACGTTACCCTTAGTACGTGGTTTAGAGATTATGTTTTTCTGCCTTTAATGGGCAAAAATATGAAGTATGCCCCATTTTATCTTTTTATTACTTTTACCCTATCTGGTTTTTGGCACGGAGCCGCATGGAATTTTATTCTGTGGGGAGCTTATCACGGTTTATTGCTTCTAGTATTGCGCTATGCTGGACGACCATTTTATAAATTTTTGGGACAGCAAAAGTTTTTAATGCCGCAGTTTATTTCCTGGGCTTTAACTTTTGGATCTGTAATTTTGGGATGTTTGTTTTTTATGGAAACAAACACAGGACGCTTGATGCAAAAGCTTTTAGTTTTAATAACTCCTTGGAATTATTCTTTATCTAATTTGGGTGAAGCATTGACATTCTTTAATGAGAATGGAGCAGCGGCTTTAGTATTCACTTTGTTTTTGTCAATAGGACTATTATTGATGGAACAAATTGGAGTTTGGCGACAAGGAGAAACGGACTATGATTTGTTAGTTTCTCCTTGGATGTCACGGGTTTTGTTAGTGCTAACTATTTTGTTTGCCGCGAATACTCCCTCTCCATTTATTTACTTTGAATTTTAG
- a CDS encoding NAD(P)/FAD-dependent oxidoreductase, which yields MSHISNKFIKNVNVKNQNITNYPVRICILGGGFGGLYTALELIKIPLICQPKYEIILIEKRDHFLFTPLLYEVVTGELLNWEVAPTYKKLLSGSNVKFYQAEIQGVDLEQNLVTLENGTLLKYDFLVLAVGKETRLDIVPGAAAHAQTFRSLEDAESLKERLRVLEASDIPVIKIAIAGAGPNGVEIACKLADRLKNRGEIRLIDRGDEILKTFPKGCQTASYRALVKRGVQIDLNTNIEAIQADAIITNHQGKTQQLQTDLVLWTGGNQSIQWVKELNCQHNQQGQLIATPTLQLAEYPNVFVLGDLAEIRDIKGNKSPATAQAAFQQAPCAARNIWAKITGRRLKSFSYLYLGEMLTLGIKNAVVFSFGITLDGNLAGIIRRGVYIQRLPTLKHQLQVAKRWIFGGIKKLLRR from the coding sequence ATGTCTCATATCAGCAATAAGTTTATTAAAAACGTAAATGTAAAAAACCAGAATATCACTAATTATCCGGTGCGGATTTGTATTTTGGGTGGTGGTTTTGGTGGGTTGTATACGGCTTTGGAATTAATAAAAATTCCTCTAATCTGTCAACCTAAATATGAGATTATTTTAATTGAAAAAAGGGATCATTTTTTATTTACTCCTTTACTCTATGAAGTGGTGACGGGAGAGTTACTTAACTGGGAGGTTGCACCAACTTATAAAAAGTTGTTGTCAGGTAGTAATGTTAAGTTTTATCAGGCAGAAATTCAGGGTGTTGACTTAGAGCAAAATTTGGTAACTTTGGAAAATGGAACTCTGCTAAAGTACGATTTTTTAGTGTTGGCTGTTGGTAAAGAAACGCGGTTAGATATAGTCCCAGGAGCAGCAGCACACGCTCAAACTTTTAGAAGTTTAGAAGATGCTGAATCTTTAAAGGAACGGTTACGGGTTTTGGAAGCATCTGATATTCCTGTAATTAAAATAGCTATAGCTGGTGCTGGTCCAAATGGCGTGGAAATAGCTTGTAAATTAGCAGATAGACTCAAAAACCGGGGGGAAATTCGCTTAATTGATCGAGGAGATGAAATTCTTAAAACTTTCCCTAAAGGTTGTCAAACTGCATCATACAGGGCTTTAGTAAAACGGGGTGTACAGATAGATTTAAATACTAATATTGAAGCAATTCAAGCTGATGCAATTATTACTAATCATCAAGGTAAAACTCAGCAATTACAGACAGATTTAGTTTTATGGACAGGAGGAAATCAATCAATTCAATGGGTAAAAGAGTTAAATTGTCAACATAATCAACAAGGACAATTAATAGCAACTCCCACTTTACAACTAGCAGAATATCCCAACGTATTTGTATTAGGAGACTTGGCAGAAATTAGAGATATTAAAGGTAACAAATCTCCCGCTACAGCGCAAGCAGCATTTCAACAAGCACCCTGTGCAGCGCGTAATATATGGGCAAAAATTACAGGTCGTCGCTTAAAATCATTTAGCTACTTATATTTAGGAGAAATGTTAACTTTAGGTATTAAGAATGCTGTAGTTTTTAGCTTTGGCATCACATTAGATGGTAATCTAGCTGGCATTATTCGCAGAGGAGTTTATATTCAACGTTTACCAACACTGAAACATCAACTTCAGGTAGCTAAAAGATGGATATTTGGAGGAATTAAAAAGCTGCTGAGAAGATAA
- a CDS encoding HTTM domain-containing protein, whose translation MVTQQETSKTSWRKNLETVIGLDLRSLAAFRIGISTIILVDLFTRFGDLTAHYTDVGVLPRALLKEIAKTGHWSLHTISGEPIFQVLLFIIAAFFAVLMLVGYRTRVATIASWILLISMHNRNPALIFAADDVLRALMFWAMFLPWGACYSLDSALNTSQRKLPTTVVSGATFALMCQQCFIYIFSAAIKTKSPIWTDGTAVYYALSYDQYVTPFGYFLLNFQPILNVFTKITLVLEWIGPLAIFVPFRNSLFRLGAVITFIGLHAGFGLTLNIGIFPFLSIFSWLAFLPSEFWNGLEKRLQTPARQGLIIYFDADCGFCKKVVHILRTLLILPGTPLLMAQDYPNAYADMQTHNSWVIEDYQGKRYFKFKGIVYVVSLSPVFRFLVPLLNWKPIMAGGTKFYEAVANNRKFAGNFTKPFKFRPLEVRKSRVLNILAVVLLIYAFIWNIQSYAPDLFKRKIWHRTEVMGRITRLDQSWSIFAPAPPRDDGWHVIPGSLENGSQVDIFQGGNAVNWDKPSLGVRSAIYRNMQWRTYFINLNRAIGKKLYPFYGKYLCYAWNTQHQGSEKLEKFNIYFMDERTVPPGEEQTVEKKLTWEQSCNE comes from the coding sequence ATGGTTACTCAACAAGAGACATCAAAAACTTCCTGGAGAAAAAATCTAGAAACAGTTATAGGACTAGATTTGCGATCGCTCGCTGCATTTCGTATCGGTATTTCTACCATCATTCTCGTAGATTTATTTACTCGTTTTGGTGACTTAACCGCCCATTATACAGATGTCGGTGTACTTCCCCGTGCTTTACTAAAGGAAATCGCTAAAACTGGACATTGGTCCTTACATACTATCAGCGGTGAACCGATTTTTCAGGTTTTATTATTTATCATTGCCGCTTTTTTTGCAGTTTTGATGTTGGTGGGTTATCGGACTAGAGTTGCTACAATTGCTTCTTGGATATTATTAATATCCATGCACAATCGAAATCCAGCCTTGATTTTTGCAGCGGATGATGTTTTACGCGCTCTCATGTTTTGGGCAATGTTTCTACCTTGGGGCGCTTGTTATTCCCTTGATAGTGCGCTGAATACTTCTCAACGCAAGTTACCGACAACAGTGGTTTCTGGTGCTACTTTTGCGCTGATGTGTCAGCAGTGCTTTATCTATATTTTCTCCGCTGCGATTAAAACTAAAAGCCCGATTTGGACTGATGGGACTGCGGTTTATTATGCTCTGAGTTATGACCAATATGTTACTCCTTTTGGTTATTTTCTTCTCAATTTCCAGCCGATTTTAAATGTCTTTACTAAAATTACTTTGGTGCTGGAATGGATAGGCCCATTAGCAATATTCGTTCCTTTTCGGAATAGTTTGTTTCGGTTAGGTGCAGTTATAACTTTTATCGGACTTCATGCGGGTTTTGGCTTGACTTTAAATATCGGTATTTTCCCATTTTTAAGTATTTTTAGTTGGTTAGCTTTTCTCCCTAGTGAGTTTTGGAATGGGTTAGAAAAACGGTTGCAAACTCCAGCACGTCAGGGATTAATAATTTATTTTGATGCTGATTGTGGTTTCTGCAAAAAGGTAGTGCATATCTTACGAACTCTGTTGATTTTGCCAGGAACACCGTTATTAATGGCGCAGGACTATCCAAATGCGTATGCTGATATGCAGACTCATAATTCTTGGGTAATTGAAGATTATCAAGGAAAGCGATATTTTAAGTTTAAAGGTATTGTTTATGTGGTGAGTTTGTCTCCTGTATTTAGGTTTTTAGTGCCGTTACTAAATTGGAAACCAATAATGGCAGGGGGGACAAAGTTTTATGAAGCAGTAGCTAATAATAGAAAATTTGCTGGTAATTTCACCAAACCTTTTAAATTCCGTCCTTTGGAAGTTCGTAAATCCCGCGTTTTGAATATTTTGGCTGTGGTGTTGTTAATTTACGCTTTTATTTGGAATATTCAAAGTTACGCTCCTGATTTATTCAAGCGCAAAATATGGCACAGAACTGAAGTTATGGGACGAATAACAAGACTTGATCAATCATGGAGTATTTTCGCACCTGCACCCCCTAGAGATGATGGATGGCACGTTATTCCTGGTAGTTTGGAAAATGGCAGTCAAGTTGATATTTTCCAGGGTGGAAATGCTGTTAATTGGGATAAACCAAGTTTAGGTGTCAGAAGTGCTATTTATCGCAATATGCAATGGCGCACTTATTTTATTAATCTTAATCGAGCGATCGGTAAAAAGCTTTATCCTTTTTATGGAAAATATCTCTGTTACGCTTGGAATACTCAACATCAAGGTAGTGAAAAATTAGAGAAATTCAATATTTACTTTATGGATGAGCGTACTGTTCCACCAGGGGAAGAACAAACTGTTGAGAAAAAGCTGACTTGGGAACAGTCTTGTAATGAATAA
- a CDS encoding 3'-5' exonuclease: MALILPESISSNSSQGERNLFRILSNQLPDNFSVWYKHIIDGKKIDFIILAPNFGLLIIQVINYHPNQILDVNIDNKTIYFYKENQEYHNIQPSFYLDIPGRKTRKRSQQVKKIAEINQYSWWENQEFLQSLITKLQHYPILNIKDIHNNNKLAIPVAHSVVFSNITEEQGLNKNLHNILPKSQVIYRDELLLLNSNSINTVSRLKQIFTDTNQFDFPDITTEQIDTIKAILFPEIAIKLVPASSKSVPDGFPIPDRSYVFRTLDHRQESIVRSIGQGHRIIYGVAGSGKTLILLSHAKLLLKINPQQKILILCFNRSLSAYLNSLLAQDIDQQILGINIRVLTFYALVNSEVRKIPSQGGFSTDYYDAILGELLLQKFSQIRNYYKYDAILIDEAQTFHPSWFKCCVAALKDPNNGNLMIVADGGQSIYKRQNFTWKSVGVKAVGRTMSKKFNLDKNYRNTQEILTAAWSLFHNTQNIDVQQIHEQISDDETLVFDVVKPENAMRHGLSPVLHIEKSENHELESVISLIQELQQVNGLSLNDIAVIYRMADDGKTQLLTALIQRLTNLGIETYWISKTRESEKNYSINQSGIKILNSLSALGLEFKAVLILWVQDWEFNIPAISENDILVGKRLYVAMTRAQDILHIFGSGNSAVIQQLQNSGNFIVKN, encoded by the coding sequence ATGGCTTTAATTCTTCCAGAGTCAATTTCATCAAATTCTAGTCAAGGTGAAAGAAATTTATTTAGAATACTTAGTAATCAGCTACCAGATAATTTTTCTGTTTGGTATAAACACATTATTGACGGTAAAAAAATTGATTTTATTATTCTTGCTCCTAATTTCGGTCTACTGATTATTCAAGTTATTAATTACCATCCAAATCAAATTCTTGATGTAAATATAGATAATAAAACTATATATTTTTATAAAGAAAATCAAGAATACCATAATATCCAGCCATCTTTTTATTTAGATATTCCTGGAAGAAAAACTCGTAAACGCTCGCAACAAGTTAAGAAGATAGCTGAAATTAATCAATATTCTTGGTGGGAAAATCAAGAATTTTTACAATCCTTGATTACTAAACTGCAACATTATCCAATTCTCAACATAAAAGATATTCATAATAACAATAAATTAGCCATACCTGTGGCACATAGTGTAGTTTTCTCTAACATTACTGAAGAACAAGGACTAAATAAAAATCTTCACAATATACTACCGAAATCTCAAGTAATATACAGAGATGAATTACTATTATTAAATAGCAATAGTATCAACACGGTTAGTAGATTAAAACAAATATTTACCGACACCAATCAATTTGATTTTCCTGATATCACTACTGAACAAATTGATACTATCAAAGCTATTTTATTTCCAGAAATTGCTATAAAACTTGTACCAGCATCTTCCAAAAGTGTTCCTGATGGTTTTCCCATACCAGATAGAAGTTATGTGTTTAGAACCTTAGACCATCGTCAAGAAAGTATAGTCAGAAGTATAGGTCAAGGACATAGAATCATTTATGGTGTCGCAGGTTCAGGTAAAACTTTAATACTTCTATCTCACGCTAAATTATTACTCAAAATTAACCCTCAGCAAAAGATTTTAATTCTTTGTTTCAATAGAAGTCTTTCCGCTTACTTAAATTCCTTGCTTGCTCAAGATATAGATCAGCAAATATTGGGTATAAATATCAGAGTATTAACATTTTATGCTTTGGTAAATTCTGAAGTCAGAAAAATACCTTCTCAGGGGGGATTTTCTACCGATTATTATGATGCTATTTTAGGAGAACTTCTGCTCCAAAAATTTTCTCAAATTCGCAATTATTATAAGTATGATGCTATTTTAATTGACGAGGCACAAACATTTCATCCCAGTTGGTTTAAATGTTGTGTTGCTGCTTTGAAAGATCCGAATAATGGCAATTTAATGATTGTTGCAGATGGGGGACAATCTATTTATAAACGCCAAAATTTTACTTGGAAATCAGTAGGGGTTAAAGCTGTTGGTAGAACAATGAGTAAAAAATTTAATCTTGATAAAAACTATCGTAATACCCAAGAAATTTTAACTGCTGCTTGGAGTTTATTTCACAATACCCAGAATATTGATGTTCAGCAAATTCATGAGCAAATTTCTGATGATGAAACTTTAGTATTTGATGTTGTTAAACCTGAAAATGCTATGCGTCATGGGTTATCTCCTGTTCTACATATTGAAAAATCAGAAAATCATGAATTAGAATCTGTGATTAGTTTAATTCAAGAACTACAACAGGTAAATGGGTTATCTTTAAACGATATTGCTGTAATATATAGGATGGCAGATGATGGTAAAACCCAATTATTAACTGCACTAATTCAAAGATTAACTAATTTAGGAATTGAAACTTATTGGATATCCAAAACTAGAGAATCTGAGAAAAACTATAGTATCAACCAGTCAGGAATCAAAATATTAAATTCTTTGAGTGCGCTTGGTTTAGAATTTAAAGCTGTGTTAATTCTTTGGGTTCAAGACTGGGAATTTAATATCCCTGCAATTTCAGAAAATGATATTTTAGTCGGTAAAAGACTTTATGTAGCTATGACTCGCGCTCAAGATATATTACACATTTTTGGTTCTGGTAATTCGGCAGTAATTCAACAATTGCAAAACAGTGGAAATTTTATAGTTAAAAATTAG
- a CDS encoding helix-turn-helix domain-containing protein, with protein sequence MMQDPDFQAKFAAGYQEFLLSELLISIMENDHISIAQLAEEVNISPAVIQDICSGQQKDMNISNFLQIVQGCGYRLILEKGEERISLVA encoded by the coding sequence ATGATGCAAGACCCCGATTTTCAAGCTAAATTTGCAGCAGGATATCAGGAATTTTTACTATCTGAGTTGTTAATCTCTATTATGGAAAATGATCATATATCCATTGCTCAATTAGCCGAAGAAGTTAATATTTCTCCTGCTGTTATTCAAGATATTTGTTCTGGTCAGCAAAAAGATATGAACATTAGTAATTTTTTACAGATAGTTCAAGGTTGTGGTTATCGTCTTATTCTCGAAAAAGGAGAAGAGCGTATTTCTTTAGTTGCGTAA
- the groL gene encoding chaperonin GroEL (60 kDa chaperone family; promotes refolding of misfolded polypeptides especially under stressful conditions; forms two stacked rings of heptamers to form a barrel-shaped 14mer; ends can be capped by GroES; misfolded proteins enter the barrel where they are refolded when GroES binds), with the protein MAKRIIYNENARRALERGIDILAEAVAVTLGPKGRNVVLEKKFGAPQIVNDGVTIAKEIELEDHIENTGVALIRQAASKTNDAAGDGTTTATVLAHAIVKEGLRNVAAGANAILLKRGIDKATAFLVEKIAEHARPVEDSKAIAQVAAISAGNDEEVGSMIAQAMDKVGKEGVISLEEGKSMTTELEITEGMRFDKGYISPYFATDAERMETVFDEPYILLTDKKIALVQDLVPVLEQVARSGRPLVIIAEDIEKEALATLVVNRLRGVLNVAAVKAPGFGDRRKAMLEDIAVLTGGLLITEDAGLKLDTTKLDSLGKARRITITKDSTTIVAEGNDVAVKARCEQIRRQMDETESSYDKEKLQERLAKLSGGVAVVKVGAATETEMKDKKLRLEDAINATKAAVEEGIVPGGGTTLAHLAPQLETWANSNLKNEELTGALIVARALPAPLKRIAENAGQNGAVIAERVKEKDFNIGFNASTNEFVDMLEAGIVDPAKVTRSALQNAASIAGMVLTTECIVVDKPEPKDGAPAAGAGMGGGDFDY; encoded by the coding sequence ATGGCAAAGCGCATTATTTACAACGAAAACGCCCGTCGCGCCCTTGAGCGTGGTATTGATATTCTGGCTGAAGCTGTTGCTGTCACCCTTGGACCAAAAGGTCGTAACGTAGTTCTAGAGAAGAAATTTGGCGCACCACAAATCGTTAATGATGGTGTAACTATTGCTAAAGAAATCGAATTAGAAGACCATATTGAAAACACTGGCGTGGCTCTGATTCGCCAAGCTGCTTCTAAAACTAACGACGCTGCTGGTGATGGTACAACCACCGCTACAGTTTTGGCTCACGCCATTGTTAAAGAAGGCTTGCGGAACGTGGCTGCTGGCGCTAATGCAATTCTGTTGAAGCGCGGTATTGATAAAGCTACTGCTTTCTTGGTAGAAAAAATTGCTGAACACGCTCGTCCTGTAGAAGATTCTAAGGCGATCGCTCAAGTTGCGGCCATCTCTGCTGGTAACGACGAAGAAGTCGGTAGCATGATTGCTCAAGCTATGGACAAGGTGGGCAAGGAAGGCGTAATTTCCCTAGAAGAAGGGAAGTCTATGACCACCGAACTCGAAATCACCGAAGGGATGCGCTTTGATAAAGGCTATATCTCTCCTTACTTCGCTACTGATGCAGAGCGGATGGAAACGGTGTTTGATGAGCCTTACATCCTGTTGACTGATAAGAAAATTGCTTTAGTACAAGATTTAGTACCTGTTCTCGAACAAGTAGCTCGTTCCGGCCGTCCTTTAGTGATTATCGCTGAAGACATCGAAAAAGAAGCTTTGGCTACTTTGGTGGTTAACCGTTTACGCGGTGTGCTGAACGTGGCTGCTGTTAAGGCTCCTGGTTTTGGCGATCGCCGTAAGGCTATGCTAGAAGATATCGCTGTCTTAACTGGTGGTCTACTAATCACTGAAGATGCTGGTTTAAAGCTAGATACTACCAAGCTGGATAGCCTGGGTAAAGCTCGCCGCATCACCATCACTAAGGACAGCACCACCATTGTTGCTGAAGGTAACGATGTTGCTGTTAAGGCTCGTTGCGAACAAATCCGTCGTCAAATGGATGAAACCGAATCTTCCTATGACAAGGAAAAACTGCAAGAGCGTTTGGCTAAATTGTCCGGTGGTGTAGCTGTCGTTAAAGTTGGTGCAGCTACCGAAACCGAAATGAAGGACAAGAAACTGCGCTTGGAAGATGCTATTAACGCTACCAAGGCTGCTGTAGAAGAAGGTATTGTTCCCGGTGGTGGTACAACCTTGGCTCACCTCGCTCCTCAGTTGGAAACTTGGGCTAACAGCAACCTCAAAAATGAAGAGTTGACTGGTGCTTTAATCGTTGCTCGTGCTTTACCTGCTCCTCTGAAGAGAATTGCCGAAAACGCTGGTCAAAACGGCGCTGTAATTGCAGAAAGAGTGAAAGAGAAGGATTTCAACATTGGTTTCAATGCTTCTACCAACGAATTCGTAGATATGTTGGAAGCTGGTATTGTTGACCCTGCTAAGGTAACTCGTTCTGCTCTGCAAAACGCTGCTTCTATTGCGGGAATGGTGTTGACAACCGAATGTATCGTTGTTGACAAGCCTGAACCTAAAGATGGCGCTCCTGCTGCTGGCGCTGGTATGGGTGGCGGAGATTTCGACTACTAA